The sequence below is a genomic window from Salinispira pacifica.
AACCGGGAACTGCAGGATTTTCATCTCTGGAGAACCTCCGCTTCGGAAAAAGCCATGGTTATCAGCGTCATTCCTTCACCCCGGGAGGAGTTGAGCAGCAGAGCGGAACTGACCGAAGAGGTCCGCCGGGATATTGCCCGAAAGTTCAGCCTTCAGCATCTCACCGTGGAGCTCTCCCGGGAATATCAGCCTTAGGATGCGCCGTTGGTCTCCCGGTACTCCCGGGGGCTGATCCCTTCGAACCGTTTAAACACCGTTCCGAAATAGCTGTCGCTTTCAAACCCTACACCGGCGGCAATATCATGAATTCTGGCGTGGGGTTCTTTCAGCAGCCGCTCCTTGGCCCGGTCTATCCTCCGCTGATTGATGTACTCGACGGGGCGCTGGGTGGTGACCGATTTGAAGAGTTCGCAGAAATACTGGGGGTCACATCGATGCTCCGGGCCAGGTCTTCCAGCCCCAGAGGGCGGTGAAGCTCCTTTTCTATGAGATCCAGGGCCGGCTGGAGGCGGTGAATGCTGCCGATATGGGAATCTTCCCCGTCCCGCTCCAGATATTTCAGAAAATCCAGAAGAAGACTGTAGACGATGGCCGAACCGTCAATGCCC
It includes:
- a CDS encoding helix-turn-helix transcriptional regulator, with translation MSGAGRGRFPYRQHSPPPAGPGSHRKGASPPSGAGRPGPEHRCDPQYFCELFKSVTTQRPVEYINQRRIDRAKERLLKEPHARIHDIAAGVGFESDSYFGTVFKRFEGISPREYRETNGAS